In Luteimonas viscosa, the following proteins share a genomic window:
- a CDS encoding sigma-E factor negative regulatory protein: MTPIDDNETLQIGPDPDKLFVYHRQQLSAMLDGELSPDEAKFMLRRLQHDTELAACWERWQVGGDVLRGLRNDLLPVDFAQRVALSLASTAAEPAAVAVAGGSRPRLARWGGGAAIAASVALLAVFATRQLPEPGAMPEPAAAAPLVAQSSSPAAVSAGPAPTAVDDALADAGERPDSPAPAPDPATALAATAVALAEVPRRAGERRNREQPPAIARVRQLRAPRDAQVQPAAVQAEMPAVAVAASTPPLLVELPDAVAAGADPFAMPATATARPWPRSLLPAAGTYTVAGGSLAPREPAFEPFRPGVAADGPWPVSGAGDQAAAATPPQP, encoded by the coding sequence ATGACCCCCATCGACGACAACGAGACCCTGCAGATCGGCCCGGACCCGGACAAGCTGTTCGTGTACCACCGTCAGCAGCTGTCGGCGATGCTCGACGGCGAACTCTCGCCGGACGAGGCGAAGTTCATGCTGCGCCGGTTGCAGCACGACACCGAACTGGCGGCGTGCTGGGAGCGGTGGCAGGTGGGGGGCGATGTCCTGCGTGGCCTGCGCAACGACCTGCTGCCGGTCGATTTCGCGCAGCGTGTGGCGCTGTCCCTGGCCTCCACCGCCGCGGAGCCCGCCGCCGTCGCCGTCGCAGGGGGCAGCCGCCCGCGGCTTGCCCGCTGGGGCGGTGGCGCCGCGATCGCGGCCTCGGTCGCGCTGCTTGCGGTCTTCGCCACCCGCCAGTTGCCGGAACCTGGCGCGATGCCGGAACCGGCTGCCGCGGCGCCGCTGGTGGCACAGTCCTCCTCGCCCGCTGCCGTGTCGGCGGGTCCGGCGCCGACGGCCGTGGACGATGCGCTCGCCGACGCCGGCGAGCGCCCCGATTCGCCGGCGCCTGCGCCCGATCCCGCCACCGCACTGGCTGCCACCGCGGTGGCGCTCGCGGAAGTGCCGCGTCGCGCGGGCGAGCGGCGCAACCGCGAACAGCCACCTGCCATCGCCCGGGTGCGCCAGCTGCGCGCGCCCCGGGATGCGCAAGTGCAGCCAGCCGCCGTGCAGGCCGAGATGCCCGCGGTGGCGGTCGCCGCCAGTACGCCACCGCTGCTCGTGGAGTTGCCGGATGCCGTCGCGGCGGGCGCGGACCCCTTCGCCATGCCTGCCACCGCCACGGCGCGGCCGTGGCCGCGGTCGCTGCTGCCCGCCGCCGGCACGTACACGGTCGCCGGCGGCAGCCTGGCGCCGCGCGAGCCCGCGTTCGAGCCGTTCCGGCCCGGTGTCGCGGCCGATGGTCCGTGGCCCGTGAGCGGGGCGGGCGATCAGGCGGCCGCGGCCACACCACCGCAGCCCTGA
- the rpoE gene encoding RNA polymerase sigma factor RpoE: protein MAEIDTQQLDLELVKRVQRGDSAAFDLLVRKYQHRIAALIGRYVGDWSEVQDVAQETFIRAYRAIGNFRGDAQFYTWLHRIAVNTAKNHLVASHRRPPGGDIEIEDAEQFDSGIRLRDGDTPERELMRQQLEQTVMRAVEALPEELRLAITLREVDGLSYEEIAERMGCPIGTVRSRIFRAREAIDHEMKPLLDSDTGTERAAR, encoded by the coding sequence ATGGCCGAGATCGACACCCAACAACTGGACCTCGAGCTGGTCAAGCGCGTGCAGCGCGGCGACAGCGCGGCCTTCGACCTGCTGGTGCGCAAGTACCAGCACCGGATCGCGGCGCTGATCGGCCGCTATGTCGGCGACTGGAGCGAAGTCCAGGACGTCGCCCAGGAAACCTTCATCCGCGCGTATCGCGCGATCGGGAATTTCCGCGGCGATGCCCAGTTCTATACCTGGCTGCACCGGATCGCCGTGAACACCGCCAAGAATCATCTCGTCGCCAGCCACCGCCGCCCGCCGGGCGGCGACATCGAGATCGAGGATGCCGAGCAGTTCGATTCCGGCATCCGCCTGCGCGACGGCGACACGCCGGAACGTGAACTGATGCGCCAGCAGCTGGAACAAACCGTGATGCGCGCGGTCGAAGCACTGCCCGAGGAACTGCGGCTGGCGATCACGCTGCGCGAGGTCGACGGCCTGAGCTACGAGGAGATCGCCGAGCGCATGGGCTGCCCGATCGGCACGGTGCGTTCGCGCATCTTCCGGGCGCGCGAGGCGATCGACCACGAGATGAAACCCCTGTTGGACAGCGATACCGGAACGGAGCGCGCGGCACGATGA